The Streptomyces sp. Mut1 genome window below encodes:
- a CDS encoding hemolysin family protein, which produces MTEVLLLLVAVLLSLACGAFVAAEFSLTTVERGQLERAVEQGERGAASAMKAVRSLTFQLSGAQLGITVTNLVVGMLSESSIAKLIRGPVEAVGLSAGAASSVALVIGTALSTVFLMVVGELVPKNWAISSPLAVAKAVATPQRAFTAVFRPFISHLNNTANRIVRRFGLEPAEELASARSPQELMALARHSAKQGALEADTAELFVRTLNLPELTAENVMTPRVQVTALEVDATAEDVANATRATGLSRFPVYRGSLDTVVGVAHIKDVLAVPAEQRPRKRVSEMLREPVLVPETLTVDRLLDRLSGKLAMAVVIDEYGGTAGVVTLEDIVEEVVGEVRDEHDPHETPDLAPAGEDADGRVLWSADGAARTDQLERIGLRVPDGPYETLAGLIATQVGRIPTVGDSIELGGWRLDVVDASGRRAARALLHAPLTGAHDSSEDER; this is translated from the coding sequence ATGACCGAAGTGCTTCTGCTGCTCGTCGCCGTACTGCTCTCCCTCGCCTGTGGCGCCTTCGTCGCGGCTGAGTTCTCCCTGACCACGGTCGAGCGCGGCCAGCTGGAGAGAGCGGTCGAGCAGGGTGAACGCGGTGCCGCGAGTGCCATGAAGGCCGTGCGCAGCCTCACCTTCCAGCTGTCCGGGGCCCAGCTCGGCATCACGGTCACCAATCTGGTCGTCGGCATGCTCTCCGAATCGTCCATCGCGAAACTGATCCGGGGACCGGTCGAGGCCGTCGGGCTGTCGGCCGGCGCGGCGTCGTCCGTGGCGCTCGTCATCGGTACCGCCCTGTCCACCGTGTTCCTGATGGTCGTCGGCGAGCTGGTCCCCAAGAACTGGGCCATCTCCTCGCCGCTCGCGGTGGCGAAGGCGGTCGCCACCCCGCAGCGGGCCTTCACGGCGGTGTTCCGGCCCTTCATCAGCCACCTCAACAACACGGCGAACCGCATCGTGCGCCGTTTCGGGCTCGAACCCGCCGAGGAGCTGGCCTCCGCGCGCAGCCCGCAGGAGCTGATGGCGCTGGCCAGGCACTCCGCCAAGCAGGGCGCCCTGGAGGCGGACACCGCCGAACTGTTCGTCCGTACCCTCAACCTGCCGGAACTCACCGCGGAGAACGTGATGACCCCCCGCGTGCAGGTCACCGCGCTGGAGGTGGACGCGACCGCCGAGGACGTCGCCAACGCGACACGGGCCACCGGGCTTTCCCGCTTCCCCGTGTACCGGGGCAGCCTCGACACCGTGGTGGGCGTCGCCCACATCAAGGACGTCCTGGCGGTCCCCGCCGAGCAGCGGCCCCGCAAGCGGGTCTCCGAGATGCTGCGCGAACCGGTGCTCGTCCCGGAGACGCTGACCGTGGACCGGCTGCTCGACCGGCTGTCCGGCAAGCTCGCGATGGCGGTCGTGATCGACGAGTACGGCGGCACGGCGGGTGTCGTGACGCTGGAGGACATCGTCGAGGAGGTCGTCGGGGAGGTACGGGACGAGCACGACCCGCACGAGACACCGGACCTGGCACCGGCCGGTGAGGACGCCGACGGACGCGTCCTGTGGTCGGCCGACGGCGCCGCACGCACCGACCAGCTGGAGCGGATCGGGCTGAGAGTGCCGGACGGCCCCTACGAGACCCTCGCCGGCCTGATCGCGACTCAGGTGGGCCGCATCCCCACGGTGGGTGACTCCATCGAGCTGGGCGGCTGGCGGCTCGACGTGGTGGACGCCTCCGGACGCCGCGCCGCGCGGGCGCTGCTGCACGCACCGCTCACCGGTGCCCACGACTCGTCGGAGGATGAGCGATGA
- a CDS encoding cytochrome P450 codes for MSTTTFRSRLTARLGRSYLARIQKHGLGSSTMKLLPEQLLMPLRRDGLDPVRGLATARATAPVSKVALPFGMDAWVVTGYEESKAVLGSAEGFSTDFAHLAGNAGIVAEHSPGGLGFSDPPVHTRLRRILTPEFTMRRLRRLAPRIDAIVGERLDAMAAAPGPVDLVHAFALPVPSLTICELLGVPYEDRDDFQQLAMDRFDLFAGTTAPFGAMSASLDYFRGVVRAQRRNPGDGLLGMIVREHGDSVDDEELAGLADGVLTGGFETTASTIALGSLVLLRNPDVLARLRTDDGVTAPFVEEVLRYVSAVQIAFPRFAREDIEIAGVVIPRGDMVLCSLSGANRDPAYVTDDGGFDVDRVTPAGHLAFGHGIHRCIGAELARMELRSVYPALARRFPDMRLAVPPQDLTFRKLSIVYGIDSLPVRLR; via the coding sequence TTGAGTACGACGACGTTCCGTTCCCGCCTCACCGCCCGGCTCGGACGCAGCTATCTGGCCAGGATCCAGAAGCACGGACTCGGGTCCTCCACGATGAAGCTGCTTCCCGAACAGTTGCTGATGCCGCTGCGCCGGGACGGCCTGGATCCGGTGCGGGGGCTGGCCACCGCACGGGCGACCGCACCGGTCTCCAAGGTGGCGTTGCCCTTCGGCATGGACGCCTGGGTGGTCACCGGCTACGAGGAGTCCAAGGCTGTGCTCGGCTCCGCCGAGGGCTTCAGCACCGACTTCGCCCACCTGGCGGGCAACGCGGGCATAGTCGCCGAACACAGCCCCGGTGGGCTGGGGTTCAGCGATCCACCGGTGCATACGCGGCTGCGCCGCATCCTGACCCCCGAGTTCACGATGCGCAGGCTGCGCCGCCTGGCGCCCAGGATCGACGCCATTGTCGGGGAACGCCTGGACGCGATGGCGGCCGCGCCCGGACCGGTCGACCTGGTGCACGCGTTCGCGCTGCCCGTCCCCTCCCTGACCATCTGCGAACTGCTCGGGGTGCCCTACGAGGACCGGGACGACTTCCAGCAGCTGGCGATGGACCGCTTCGACCTGTTCGCCGGCACGACGGCGCCCTTCGGGGCCATGTCCGCGTCGCTCGACTACTTCCGCGGTGTCGTCAGGGCGCAGCGCCGCAACCCCGGCGACGGCCTGCTCGGCATGATCGTGCGGGAGCACGGGGACAGCGTCGACGACGAGGAACTCGCGGGCCTCGCCGACGGCGTGCTCACCGGCGGCTTCGAGACCACGGCGAGCACGATCGCGCTCGGCTCCCTCGTGCTGCTGCGCAACCCCGACGTCCTGGCCCGGCTGCGCACGGACGACGGTGTGACGGCTCCGTTCGTGGAGGAGGTGCTGCGTTACGTCTCCGCCGTGCAGATCGCCTTCCCCCGGTTCGCCCGCGAGGACATCGAGATCGCCGGGGTGGTCATTCCGCGCGGCGACATGGTGCTCTGCTCGCTGAGCGGGGCCAACCGGGACCCCGCGTATGTCACGGACGACGGGGGCTTCGACGTGGACCGGGTCACTCCGGCCGGACACCTCGCCTTCGGGCACGGCATCCATCGCTGCATCGGCGCGGAGCTGGCCCGGATGGAGCTGCGCTCCGTCTACCCGGCCCTGGCCAGGCGGTTCCCGGACATGCGGCTCGCCGTTCCGCCGCAGGACCTCACCTTCCGCAAGCTGTCGATCGTCTACGGCATCGACTCACTGCCGGTACGTCTGCGCTGA
- a CDS encoding GNAT family N-acetyltransferase: protein MNDLRIRHAALPDIDAVLRFWRTAAEGTSISDDHDGVARLISRDPEALLLAERDGTLVGTVIAGFDGWRCSAYRLAVHPDHRRQGIATALLDAAAQRFAALGGRRVDAMVLERNERAHHAWQGAGYLREDHWRRWVKPL from the coding sequence ATGAACGATCTCCGCATCCGCCACGCCGCCCTGCCGGACATCGATGCCGTCCTGCGGTTCTGGCGCACGGCGGCCGAGGGTACGAGCATCAGCGACGACCACGACGGGGTGGCCCGCCTCATCTCCCGCGATCCCGAGGCGCTGCTCCTCGCGGAGCGGGACGGCACGCTGGTGGGAACGGTCATCGCCGGGTTCGACGGCTGGCGGTGCTCCGCCTACCGGCTGGCCGTGCACCCGGATCACCGCCGGCAGGGCATCGCCACCGCCCTGCTGGACGCGGCGGCGCAACGGTTCGCCGCACTGGGCGGCCGGCGGGTGGATGCCATGGTCCTGGAGAGGAACGAACGCGCGCACCATGCCTGGCAGGGGGCCGGCTACCTCCGCGAGGACCACTGGCGGCGCTGGGTGAAACCGCTGTAG
- a CDS encoding adenosylmethionine--8-amino-7-oxononanoate transaminase, with protein sequence MPEPLSPGALRDLDRAHVWHPYGPMPGRQEPLVVESASGVRLRLAEPAHGQHELVDGMSSWWSAVHGYNHPVLNDAARGQLDRMSHVMFGGLTHEPAVRLATRLVEITPEPLRHVFLADSGSVSVEVAVKMCLQYWRSAGRPAKKRLLTWRGGYHGDTWQPMSVCDPEGGMHELWSGALPRQVFADEPPAGYDAEPDPAYAAHLRDLIERHADELAAVIVEPVVQGAGGMRFHSPAYLRVLREACDAYGVLLVFDEIATGFGRTGKLFAAGHAGVSPDVMCVGKALTGGYLTMAATLCTGEVAEGISRGEVPVLAHGPTFMGNPLASAVACASIDLLLGQDWEQEVKRIEAGLRAGLAAARELPSVRDVRVLGAIGVVQLDHEVDMAAATRAAVREGVWLRPFRDLVYTMPPYVTGDDDVARICRAVCAAAREG encoded by the coding sequence ATGCCTGAGCCGCTCTCCCCCGGCGCGCTCCGGGACCTGGACCGGGCGCACGTCTGGCATCCGTACGGCCCGATGCCGGGCCGGCAGGAGCCGCTGGTCGTGGAGTCCGCGTCCGGGGTCCGGCTCCGCCTCGCGGAACCGGCGCACGGGCAGCACGAGTTGGTCGACGGGATGTCGTCGTGGTGGTCCGCGGTGCACGGGTACAACCATCCGGTGCTGAACGACGCGGCACGCGGCCAGCTGGACCGGATGAGCCATGTGATGTTCGGCGGGCTCACGCACGAGCCCGCCGTCCGGCTGGCGACCCGGCTGGTGGAGATCACCCCGGAGCCGCTGCGACACGTCTTCCTCGCCGACTCGGGCTCCGTTTCGGTCGAGGTCGCCGTGAAGATGTGCCTCCAGTACTGGCGCTCGGCCGGGCGGCCGGCCAAGAAGCGGCTGCTGACCTGGCGCGGCGGCTACCACGGGGACACCTGGCAGCCGATGTCGGTGTGCGACCCCGAGGGCGGGATGCACGAGCTGTGGTCGGGTGCGCTGCCCCGCCAGGTCTTCGCCGACGAACCGCCCGCCGGGTACGACGCGGAGCCCGACCCGGCGTACGCGGCGCACCTGCGCGACCTGATCGAGCGGCACGCCGACGAGCTGGCCGCGGTGATCGTGGAACCGGTGGTCCAGGGGGCGGGCGGGATGCGCTTCCACTCCCCCGCGTATCTGCGCGTGCTGCGCGAGGCGTGCGACGCGTACGGCGTACTGCTCGTGTTCGACGAGATCGCGACGGGCTTCGGCCGTACGGGGAAGCTGTTCGCCGCCGGGCACGCCGGGGTGTCCCCCGATGTGATGTGCGTGGGCAAGGCGCTGACCGGCGGCTATCTGACGATGGCGGCGACGCTGTGCACCGGTGAGGTGGCCGAGGGGATCTCGCGCGGCGAGGTGCCGGTGCTGGCCCACGGTCCGACGTTCATGGGCAACCCCCTAGCGTCGGCGGTGGCCTGCGCCTCCATCGACCTGCTGCTCGGCCAGGACTGGGAGCAGGAGGTCAAGCGCATCGAGGCCGGACTGCGCGCAGGGCTGGCGGCGGCCCGGGAGCTGCCATCGGTGCGCGACGTGCGGGTGCTCGGCGCCATCGGTGTCGTACAGCTCGATCACGAGGTGGACATGGCGGCGGCGACGCGGGCGGCGGTGCGCGAAGGGGTGTGGCTGCGGCCGTTCCGCGACCTCGTGTACACCATGCCGCCGTATGTGACCGGTGACGACGATGTGGCACGGATCTGCCGCGCCGTGTGCGCGGCGGCGCGGGAGGGCTGA
- the bioB gene encoding biotin synthase BioB: MDLLNTLVDKGLRRELPTREEALAVLATPDDELLDVVAAAGKVRRQWFGRRVKLNYLVNLKSGLCPEDCSYCSQRLGSKAEILKYTWLKPDEASKAAAAGVAGGAKRVCLVASGRGPTDRDVARVSQTIEAIKEQNEGVEVCACLGLLSAGQADRLRSAGADAYNHNLNTSEGTYGEITTTHTYADRVDTVHQAQAAGLSACSGLIAGMGESDADLVDVVFSLRELDPDSVPVNFLIPFEGTPLAKEWNLTPQRCLRILAMVRFVCPDVEVRLAGGREVHLRSMQPLALHLVNSIFLGDYLTSEGQAGQADLDMIADAGFEVEGAGTTTLPRHRADAAAGCGSHSGGCAPEAGSCGSHSGGCAPCGEAPEPESAPAAAQEAQDAQVPGARTDLVAVRRRGAGTDLAPNA; the protein is encoded by the coding sequence ATGGACCTCCTGAACACGCTGGTGGACAAGGGGCTGCGGCGCGAGCTGCCGACCCGTGAAGAAGCGCTCGCCGTACTGGCGACCCCGGACGACGAACTCCTCGACGTGGTGGCCGCGGCGGGCAAGGTGCGCCGTCAGTGGTTCGGGCGGCGGGTGAAGCTGAACTATCTGGTCAATCTGAAGTCCGGGCTGTGTCCCGAGGACTGCTCGTACTGTTCGCAGCGGCTGGGTTCCAAGGCCGAGATCCTCAAGTACACCTGGCTGAAGCCCGACGAGGCGTCGAAGGCGGCCGCCGCCGGGGTGGCCGGCGGCGCCAAGCGCGTCTGTCTGGTGGCCAGCGGCCGGGGCCCGACGGACCGGGACGTCGCCCGGGTGTCGCAGACGATCGAGGCCATCAAGGAGCAGAACGAGGGCGTCGAGGTGTGCGCCTGCCTCGGTCTGCTCTCCGCGGGCCAGGCCGACCGGCTGCGGTCGGCGGGCGCCGACGCGTACAACCACAACCTCAACACGTCCGAGGGGACGTACGGGGAGATCACGACCACCCACACCTATGCCGACCGGGTCGACACGGTGCACCAGGCGCAGGCCGCCGGTCTCTCCGCGTGCTCCGGGCTGATCGCGGGCATGGGCGAGAGCGACGCCGATCTGGTCGACGTCGTCTTCTCGCTGCGCGAGCTGGACCCGGACTCGGTTCCCGTCAACTTCCTGATCCCGTTCGAGGGCACCCCGCTCGCCAAGGAGTGGAACCTGACGCCGCAGCGGTGTCTGCGCATCCTGGCGATGGTGCGGTTCGTCTGCCCGGACGTGGAGGTACGGCTCGCGGGCGGGCGCGAGGTGCATCTGCGCTCGATGCAGCCGCTCGCCCTGCACCTGGTCAACTCGATCTTCCTGGGCGACTATCTGACCAGTGAGGGCCAGGCCGGTCAGGCCGACCTGGACATGATCGCGGACGCCGGTTTCGAAGTCGAGGGCGCGGGTACGACGACGCTTCCCCGCCACCGTGCGGACGCGGCCGCCGGCTGCGGCTCGCACTCCGGCGGCTGTGCTCCGGAGGCCGGGAGCTGCGGCTCGCACTCCGGCGGCTGCGCGCCGTGCGGCGAGGCCCCGGAGCCGGAGTCCGCGCCCGCCGCCGCGCAGGAGGCCCAGGACGCGCAGGTGCCGGGGGCCCGCACGGACCTGGTGGCGGTCCGGCGCCGCGGCGCGGGTACGGATCTCGCCCCCAATGCCTGA
- the bioD gene encoding dethiobiotin synthase codes for MGVLVVTGTGTEIGKTIVTAAVAAAAAGRGVAVLKPAQTGLEPGEPGDAAEVARLAGGHVTAVELARFPEPLAPATAARRAGMTPVRPYEIAEAAEKLAVDHDLVLVEGAGGLLVRFDDEGATLADAARLLAAPVLVVAPAGLGTLNSTALTSEALRARGLDCLGVVIGSMPADPDLAARCNVADLPVAAGAPLLGVVPQGAGSLAPADFRLRSRSWLAEPLGGNRPQG; via the coding sequence GTGGGCGTTCTGGTGGTGACGGGCACCGGCACGGAGATCGGCAAGACGATCGTGACGGCGGCCGTGGCGGCGGCGGCCGCGGGCCGCGGGGTGGCGGTGCTCAAGCCGGCCCAGACGGGCCTGGAGCCGGGCGAGCCCGGCGACGCCGCCGAGGTGGCACGGCTGGCGGGCGGCCATGTGACGGCGGTGGAGCTGGCGCGTTTCCCCGAGCCGTTGGCGCCCGCGACGGCCGCACGACGGGCCGGGATGACGCCGGTACGGCCGTACGAGATCGCCGAGGCGGCCGAGAAGCTGGCGGTCGATCACGACCTGGTGCTGGTCGAGGGGGCGGGCGGGCTGCTCGTACGGTTCGACGACGAGGGCGCGACCCTGGCCGACGCGGCCCGGCTGCTGGCCGCTCCGGTCCTGGTGGTGGCCCCGGCCGGACTGGGCACTCTGAACTCCACGGCCCTGACCTCGGAGGCGCTGCGGGCCCGCGGGCTGGACTGCCTCGGGGTGGTGATCGGCAGCATGCCGGCCGATCCCGATCTGGCGGCGCGCTGCAATGTGGCGGATCTGCCGGTCGCCGCGGGCGCGCCGCTGCTGGGTGTCGTACCGCAGGGGGCGGGGTCGCTCGCACCGGCGGACTTCCGGTTGCGGTCGAGAAGTTGGCTGGCTGAGCCGCTGGGCGGGAACCGGCCCCAGGGCTGA
- a CDS encoding 8-amino-7-oxononanoate synthase: MPATPFDWIDDEARRRADAGLVRGLRPRDAEAELLDLASNDYLGLTRHPEVTAAAADAARRWGGGATGSRLVTGSTALHAELERELAAFCGFEAALVLSSGYAANLAALTALTGRGSLIASDAGNHASIVDGCRLSRAETAVVPHADPEAVRKALHGHPGRKLAVTDSVFSVDGDAAPLAALADVCRAENAALLVDDAHGLGVLGEGGRGALAAASLSGGDDIVATLTLSKSLGSQGGAVLGPARVIDHLVNTARTFIFDTGLAPAAAGAALGALRLLCREPERALRARTVATALYGGLTSAGLTAVRPDAAVVSVRAPSPDAAVRWAADCRAAGMAVGCFRPPSVPDGISRLRLTARADLTDEQIARAVATVRRTAPRA, from the coding sequence ATGCCCGCCACCCCGTTCGACTGGATCGACGACGAGGCGCGCCGGCGCGCGGACGCCGGGCTCGTGCGCGGGCTACGGCCCCGGGACGCCGAAGCGGAACTCCTGGACCTCGCGAGCAACGACTACCTCGGCCTGACCCGGCACCCCGAGGTGACCGCCGCCGCGGCCGATGCGGCGCGCCGCTGGGGCGGAGGGGCCACCGGCTCCCGTCTCGTCACGGGCTCGACCGCGCTCCACGCGGAACTGGAACGTGAGCTCGCCGCGTTCTGCGGGTTCGAGGCGGCTCTCGTCCTCTCCTCCGGTTACGCCGCCAACCTCGCGGCTCTCACCGCGCTCACCGGCCGCGGCTCCCTGATCGCGTCGGACGCGGGCAACCACGCCTCCATCGTCGACGGCTGCCGGCTCTCCCGGGCCGAGACCGCCGTCGTCCCGCACGCCGATCCCGAAGCGGTCCGCAAGGCGCTGCACGGCCACCCGGGCCGGAAGCTCGCCGTCACCGACTCGGTCTTCTCCGTCGACGGCGACGCCGCGCCGCTGGCCGCACTGGCCGACGTCTGCCGCGCGGAGAACGCCGCACTCCTCGTGGACGACGCGCACGGCCTGGGGGTCCTCGGGGAAGGCGGGCGAGGCGCGCTCGCCGCCGCCTCCCTCTCGGGCGGCGACGACATTGTCGCCACGCTCACCCTCTCCAAGTCCCTGGGCAGCCAGGGCGGCGCGGTCCTCGGCCCCGCCCGGGTCATCGACCACCTCGTCAACACCGCCCGCACGTTCATCTTCGACACCGGGCTCGCCCCCGCCGCCGCCGGAGCGGCCCTCGGCGCACTGCGGCTGCTGTGCCGCGAACCGGAACGCGCGCTCAGGGCGCGTACGGTCGCCACCGCGCTGTACGGCGGACTGACCTCGGCCGGACTGACCGCCGTACGTCCCGACGCGGCCGTGGTCTCGGTCCGCGCGCCCTCGCCCGACGCCGCCGTCCGCTGGGCCGCCGACTGCCGGGCGGCCGGCATGGCGGTCGGCTGCTTCCGGCCGCCGTCCGTGCCCGACGGCATCTCCCGGCTGCGGCTCACCGCCCGCGCCGACCTGACGGACGAGCAGATCGCGCGGGCGGTGGCGACCGTACGGCGGACCGCTCCGCGGGCGTGA
- a CDS encoding ATP-binding protein, with protein sequence MADHQEARVTLPSEPASVAEARRYVGRVLAEWGLPEGAETAETVRLIVSELATNAVLHTFGLSPTFTVDLRLEREEQLRLGVTDSHPRRPQRLPAAVQQDNGRGLVIIRSLAKEYGGRLSVTPAPDGGKTVWVALPWHVPVQP encoded by the coding sequence ATGGCAGACCATCAAGAGGCACGTGTCACTCTGCCGAGCGAGCCGGCCTCGGTCGCCGAGGCCCGCAGGTACGTGGGCCGGGTCCTGGCCGAATGGGGCCTGCCCGAGGGCGCGGAGACGGCCGAGACCGTACGGCTCATTGTCTCGGAGCTCGCCACCAACGCCGTCCTGCACACGTTCGGTCTTTCACCCACGTTCACCGTGGACCTGCGGCTGGAGCGCGAGGAACAGCTGCGCCTCGGCGTGACGGACAGCCATCCGCGCCGGCCCCAGCGGCTGCCCGCAGCGGTCCAGCAGGACAACGGACGCGGCCTGGTCATCATCCGCTCCCTCGCCAAGGAGTACGGCGGCCGGCTGTCCGTCACGCCCGCGCCCGACGGCGGCAAGACCGTCTGGGTCGCGCTCCCCTGGCACGTCCCCGTCCAGCCCTGA
- a CDS encoding DUF397 domain-containing protein, which translates to MSDCPAQQALRWRRSSRSTGMNNCVETAPFDRRLAVRDSKDVSRPPLTFSTTAWTSFVTDLKI; encoded by the coding sequence ATGTCGGATTGCCCCGCACAGCAGGCGTTACGGTGGCGGCGCAGCAGCCGCAGCACGGGCATGAACAACTGCGTGGAGACCGCCCCGTTCGACAGGCGGCTGGCCGTGCGCGACTCCAAGGACGTGTCCAGGCCGCCTCTGACGTTCTCCACCACGGCCTGGACGTCGTTCGTCACCGATCTGAAGATCTGA
- a CDS encoding helix-turn-helix domain-containing protein has protein sequence MQHGPAVRRRKLGEELRSLRHASGLTSREAAGLLGWHQSKVSRIETGVSGVRPEDVQRLLDAYGMQDPKLREVLGALAGSAGGGGAGWWHAYRGLIPPQYRDFISLESQARTARTLETSVVPGLLQTADYARAVTRASLDGLPTGQVDSLVEVRLTRQGVLRSDPPLRLSAVLDEAVLRREVGGRRVMREQLRHLARVSQLPHVRLQILPFSVGGYVSLTSPFVIFSFPTASDLDVVVLDHLTSSLYLERKEDLAAYSSAFRTLQTHALSPEHSLDLIAAIDRDDR, from the coding sequence ATGCAGCACGGTCCTGCGGTGCGGCGCCGCAAGCTCGGGGAGGAGCTGCGGAGTCTGCGCCACGCGTCGGGTCTCACGAGCCGGGAGGCCGCGGGACTGCTCGGCTGGCACCAGTCGAAGGTGAGCCGCATCGAGACAGGCGTCAGCGGGGTGCGGCCCGAGGACGTGCAACGGCTGCTGGACGCGTACGGCATGCAGGACCCCAAGCTGCGCGAAGTGCTGGGCGCGCTCGCCGGTTCGGCGGGCGGGGGCGGCGCCGGCTGGTGGCACGCGTACCGTGGTCTCATCCCCCCGCAGTACCGCGACTTCATCAGCCTGGAGTCACAGGCGCGCACGGCCCGCACGCTGGAGACCTCGGTGGTGCCCGGTCTGCTGCAGACGGCCGACTACGCCCGCGCGGTGACCCGGGCCTCCCTCGACGGGCTTCCGACCGGCCAGGTGGACTCGCTAGTGGAGGTACGGCTGACCCGGCAGGGAGTGCTGCGCAGCGATCCGCCGCTACGGCTGAGCGCGGTGCTCGACGAGGCGGTGCTGCGCCGGGAGGTGGGAGGCCGGCGAGTGATGCGCGAGCAGTTGCGCCATCTCGCACGGGTGTCGCAACTGCCACATGTGCGACTTCAGATACTGCCGTTCTCGGTCGGTGGCTATGTGAGCCTAACCAGCCCTTTCGTTATCTTTTCCTTTCCGACTGCTTCTGACCTTGACGTGGTCGTTCTTGACCACCTGACGAGTAGCCTCTATCTGGAACGGAAAGAAGACCTTGCGGCGTACAGCTCGGCCTTCCGCACCCTTCAGACACACGCGCTGTCGCCGGAGCACTCGCTGGATCTGATCGCCGCGATCGACCGCGACGATCGCTGA
- a CDS encoding hemolysin family protein, producing the protein MTVVQLFIGLLTLVVNAFFVGAEFALISVRRSQIEPQAEAGNRRARSVIWGLEHVSALLAAAQLGITLCTLVLGIVAEPAIAHLLEPVFDTVGVPHGLVHPISFVIALSVATYLHMLLGEMVPKNIALAEPVRSALLLGPPLVALARALRPVIFAINAFANALLKLLRVETKDEVSATFSDDELARLVKDAGDAGLVDDRAAERLHHALELGRRPVRDVVLPVDRVMYIRVGATPEELEQLSYETGFSRFPVMDAEQRILGYLHVKDALDVTPRDMPFPVSSMRPIARIRAATPLDDALTALRRSRTHLAAVLDEDGRLAGMVTMEDVLRELVGRPQAR; encoded by the coding sequence ATGACCGTCGTACAGCTTTTCATCGGCCTGCTGACGCTCGTCGTGAACGCCTTCTTCGTCGGCGCGGAATTCGCCCTCATCTCCGTACGCCGCAGCCAGATCGAGCCGCAGGCCGAAGCGGGGAACCGGCGGGCGCGCAGCGTCATCTGGGGCCTCGAACACGTCTCGGCGCTGCTCGCGGCAGCGCAGCTCGGCATCACGCTGTGCACGCTGGTCCTCGGTATCGTCGCCGAGCCCGCCATCGCGCATCTGCTGGAGCCGGTCTTCGACACCGTGGGCGTGCCGCACGGGCTGGTCCATCCGATCTCGTTCGTGATCGCGCTGTCGGTGGCGACCTATCTGCACATGCTGCTCGGCGAAATGGTGCCGAAGAACATCGCGCTGGCCGAGCCGGTGCGCTCCGCGCTGCTGCTCGGCCCGCCGCTGGTGGCGCTGGCACGGGCGCTGCGTCCGGTGATCTTCGCGATCAACGCGTTCGCCAACGCGCTGCTGAAGCTCCTGCGGGTGGAGACGAAGGACGAGGTGTCGGCCACCTTCTCCGACGACGAGCTGGCCCGTCTGGTGAAGGACGCGGGCGATGCGGGTCTGGTCGACGACCGGGCGGCCGAGCGGCTGCACCACGCGCTGGAGCTGGGCCGCCGGCCGGTGCGGGACGTGGTGCTGCCGGTGGACCGGGTGATGTACATCCGGGTCGGGGCGACCCCCGAGGAGCTGGAGCAGCTCTCGTACGAGACGGGGTTCTCGCGCTTCCCCGTGATGGACGCGGAGCAGCGCATCCTCGGGTACCTCCATGTGAAGGACGCCCTCGACGTCACCCCGCGCGACATGCCGTTCCCGGTCAGCTCGATGCGGCCGATCGCCCGGATCCGGGCGGCCACGCCGCTCGACGACGCGCTGACCGCGCTGCGGCGCAGCCGCACGCACCTGGCGGCGGTGCTCGACGAGGACGGCCGGCTGGCGGGCATGGTGACGATGGAGGACGTTCTGCGGGAACTGGTGGGCCGCCCCCAGGCCCGCTGA
- a CDS encoding C40 family peptidase, producing MSAQVHVPSLLVRATTASAMTLAAVGGTLFVPGAAPEAQAAGHSMKALNIAASKKGAPYRWGATGPSRFDCSGLTLYSFKKAGKQLPRTAQQQYNKTRHISASQRQRGDLVFFHSGSGVYHVGIYAGSGKIWHSPKTGAVVRLEKIWTKSVYYGRVG from the coding sequence ATGAGTGCGCAGGTTCATGTCCCGTCTCTGCTCGTCCGGGCCACTACGGCCTCGGCCATGACGCTCGCCGCCGTCGGCGGCACGCTGTTCGTCCCCGGCGCCGCCCCCGAGGCCCAGGCCGCCGGTCATTCGATGAAGGCCCTGAACATCGCCGCGTCGAAGAAGGGGGCGCCCTACCGGTGGGGCGCCACCGGCCCCAGCCGCTTCGACTGTTCGGGGCTGACGCTGTACTCGTTCAAGAAGGCCGGCAAGCAACTCCCCCGCACGGCCCAGCAGCAGTACAACAAGACCCGCCACATCTCCGCCTCCCAGCGGCAGCGCGGCGACCTGGTCTTCTTCCATTCCGGCAGCGGTGTCTACCACGTGGGGATCTACGCCGGCAGCGGCAAGATCTGGCACTCGCCGAAGACCGGCGCCGTGGTCCGCCTGGAGAAGATCTGGACCAAGAGCGTCTACTACGGCCGGGTCGGCTGA